A part of Ammospiza nelsoni isolate bAmmNel1 chromosome 9, bAmmNel1.pri, whole genome shotgun sequence genomic DNA contains:
- the LOC132076637 gene encoding olfactory receptor 14A16-like, with protein sequence MSNSSSIRHFLLLAFAHTRQLQLLHFCLLLGISLAALLGNGLIISAVACGHHLHTPMFFFLLNLALSDLGMICTTVPKAMHNSLWDTSNISYSGCAAQVFLFAFFISAEVCLLTVMCYDRYVSICKPLHYGTLLGSRACAHMAAAAWASAFLNALMHTANTFSLPLCHGNALGQFFCEIPQILKLSCSHSTLRKLGVIVVSALLLFGCFVFMVFSYVQIFRAVLRIPSEQGRHKAFSTCLPHLAVVSLFVSTCIFTYLKPPSISSPSLDLALSVLYSVVPPALNPLIYSLRNQELKAAVWRLMTGCFQKD encoded by the coding sequence atgtccaacagcagctccatcaggcacttcctcctgctggcattcgCACacacgcggcagctgcagctcctgcacttctgcctcttgctgggcatctccctggctgccctcctgggcaacggcctcatcatcagcgctgttgcctgcggccaccacctgcacacacccatgttcttcttcctgctcaacctggccctcagcgacctgggcatgatctgcaccactgtccccaaagccatgcacaattccctctgggacaccagcaACATCTCCTActcaggatgtgctgctcaggtgtttctgtttgcctttttcatttcagcagagGTTTGCCTCCTGACTGTCATGTGCTATgaccgctacgtgtccatctgcaaacccctgcactacgggaccctcctgggcagcagagcttgtgcccacatggcagcagctgcctgggccagtgcctttctcaatgctctcatgcacacagccaatacattttcactgcccctgtgccatggcaatgccctgggccagttcttctgtgaaatcccacaaatcctcaagctctcctgctcgCACTCTACCCTCAGGAAACTTGGTGTCATTGTGGTTAGTGCTCTTCTGTTGTTcggttgttttgtgttcatggttttctcctatgtgcagatcttcagggctgtgctgaggatcccctctgagcagggacggcacaaagccttttccacttgcctccctcacctggccgTGGTCTCCCTGTTTGTCAGCACTTGCATTTTTACCTACCTGAAGCCCCCAtccatctcctccccatccctggatctggccctgtcagttctgtactcggtggtgcctccagccctgaaccccctcatctacagcctgaggaaccaggagctcaaggctgcagtgtggagactGATGACTGGATGCTTTCAGAAGGATTAA